The following proteins are co-located in the Candidatus Woesearchaeota archaeon genome:
- a CDS encoding DUF2238 domain-containing protein, which produces MLKKDQWPIAIFALLMLIVYGMIFFSRKNYEFIGYIVVVVFFAALIVFTNDKVKFPNFVLWWLAIWAFLHLSGGGISSGGWRLYDWIIVDIVGEPYLIFKYDQFVHIIGFFAATLAMYYLIKPKLKPDHKWAALGIVVVMAGLGAGALNEIIEFTATVMVPSTGVGGYENTSLDLVSDMIGALIAFFYIKYKEKPKISAK; this is translated from the coding sequence ATGCTCAAGAAAGACCAGTGGCCCATCGCGATCTTCGCACTCCTGATGCTGATAGTGTACGGCATGATATTCTTCTCAAGAAAAAACTATGAATTCATAGGATACATAGTTGTTGTCGTCTTCTTTGCAGCGCTGATTGTCTTCACGAATGACAAGGTCAAGTTCCCTAATTTCGTGCTCTGGTGGCTGGCCATATGGGCGTTCCTGCATCTTTCAGGCGGCGGGATAAGCAGCGGGGGATGGAGACTGTATGACTGGATAATTGTCGATATTGTCGGCGAACCATACCTGATATTCAAGTATGACCAGTTTGTCCATATAATAGGATTCTTTGCTGCGACACTTGCGATGTACTATCTGATCAAACCTAAGCTGAAGCCGGATCACAAATGGGCTGCACTTGGCATAGTTGTTGTGATGGCAGGATTAGGAGCAGGAGCGCTCAATGAGATAATAGAATTCACAGCAACAGTAATGGTGCCAAGCACAGGCGTCGGAGGATATGAGAACACATCACTAGATCTTGTATCTGACATGATTGGAGCATTAATTGCATTCTTTTATATAAAATATAAAGAAAAACCCAAAATAAGTGCCAAATAA